Below is a window of uncultured Sphaerochaeta sp. DNA.
CAGATTCCCGCCTTGCCCGCATCGAAGGACAAGTGAAAGGCATCAGGAAAATGGTCGAAGTCGACCGGTACTGTATCGATATCCTCACCCAGATATCCGCCGTGATCTCAGCGCTCAAGGGAGTGGAGGAGATCGTGATGGAGCATCATCTCCACACCTGTGTGGCCCATGCCATGCAGAAGGAGGATCCAGAGGAGAAACAACTGAAGATCATCGAGGTGATGGATGTATTCAAACGATTTAGCTAACCGAGGAGGTGTGCCGATGAAATTTTTCAAGAACATCAAGGTTCGTTGGAATGATTATCTGAAAAAAATGGCGGAAGCCAATGATCGTAACTTTGGGGACCAACGGTTGGACTGTTGTTCGCTCAACAGGAAATCCGCAGAAAAGGATCCGACGGGGGACATCATCAAGAAGTACAACAGATCCTGATCTCACCCTTTTTCCCACGACGATTGTCAAACATCCTGGTTTCCATACAGGAAAACCATTATAAGGAGGAGCCAATGAGCGATCCAAAAGAACTTACAGAACACTATCATGGTCATGGCAACCATTCGGACCATGGCAACCATTCGGACCATGGCAACCATTCGGACCATGGCAACCATTCGGACCATGGCAATCATTCGGACCATGGCAATCATTCGGACCATGGCAATCATTCGGACCATGGCAATCATTCGGACCATGGCAATCATTCGGACCATGGCAATCATGCGGACCACCATCGAATGATGATAAAGGACTTTCGAAACAGGTTCTATCTCAGCTTGGTACTCACTTTGCCCATTCTTGCGCTTACGCCGTTGATCAAGGAGCTCACCGGTATTGGTT
It encodes the following:
- a CDS encoding metal-sensitive transcriptional regulator, with translation MDERIRKKTDSRLARIEGQVKGIRKMVEVDRYCIDILTQISAVISALKGVEEIVMEHHLHTCVAHAMQKEDPEEKQLKIIEVMDVFKRFS
- a CDS encoding LDCC motif putative metal-binding protein yields the protein MKFFKNIKVRWNDYLKKMAEANDRNFGDQRLDCCSLNRKSAEKDPTGDIIKKYNRS